The following are from one region of the Flavobacteriales bacterium genome:
- a CDS encoding lactate utilization protein — MNESTSKEKILKKIRKALIQKNDSPYASTDYETPVFHPAENSLDLTFAEAFIAIGGQFRFCENLEELSQGLSALMEEHQWKHVYCFEDNLKDILKDMQLSYVDNKTEFSNIDAGITTCEFLVARTGTILMSSAKSSGRKLPAFAPVHVVIASTNQLQYDLSDGLAALQKKYGEKWPSMVTAITGPSRTADIEKTLIIGAHGPKEVYVFLLDSGKS, encoded by the coding sequence ATGAATGAAAGTACCTCTAAGGAGAAGATCCTGAAAAAGATCCGTAAGGCGCTGATCCAAAAGAACGATAGTCCCTACGCATCCACCGACTACGAAACGCCGGTATTTCATCCGGCCGAAAACAGCCTGGATCTGACCTTCGCCGAAGCCTTCATCGCTATTGGCGGCCAGTTCCGGTTTTGTGAGAACCTCGAAGAGTTGTCGCAAGGGTTATCCGCCCTGATGGAAGAGCACCAATGGAAGCATGTATACTGCTTCGAGGATAACCTGAAGGATATTCTGAAGGACATGCAGCTGTCATATGTAGATAATAAAACGGAGTTCTCCAACATCGATGCAGGCATCACCACGTGCGAATTTCTGGTCGCCCGTACCGGCACGATCCTGATGTCTTCCGCCAAATCTTCCGGACGAAAGCTTCCCGCCTTCGCCCCGGTTCATGTGGTGATCGCTTCCACCAACCAGCTGCAATACGATCTTTCAGACGGCCTCGCCGCATTGCAAAAGAAATACGGTGAGAAATGGCCATCCATGGTCACGGCGATTACCGGCCCAAGCCGCACCGCCGACATTGAAAAAACATTGATCATCGGCGCCCACGGCCCGAAAGAGGTGTACGTATTCCTGCTGGACTCGGGCAAGTCATAA
- a CDS encoding DUF2007 domain-containing protein translates to MGEWVNIFSDTNLQRVQIVMGLLDHEGIQSVFFNQQDSAYPSVGEINLMVNPEDVIRAKRIVEKFQDE, encoded by the coding sequence ATGGGCGAATGGGTCAATATCTTTTCCGACACCAATCTGCAACGTGTACAGATCGTCATGGGCCTGCTGGATCATGAAGGCATCCAATCCGTTTTCTTTAATCAACAGGATTCCGCATACCCATCCGTCGGTGAGATCAATCTGATGGTCAACCCCGAAGATGTGATCCGGGCCAAACGCATCGTCGAAAAATTCCAGGACGAATGA